The following coding sequences lie in one Changpingibacter yushuensis genomic window:
- a CDS encoding ArsR/SmtB family transcription factor, which yields MNIATASLAPTNATCCEALTVEAVSPAHAERVARVFKVLGDPTRVMLLSLIATSPEGEACICDLTGPVGLSQPTVSHHMKQLSDAGLVTREQRGKWAYFRAMPGAIDEITNALGFIVRVPKQ from the coding sequence ATGAACATAGCGACCGCGAGTCTCGCCCCTACCAACGCCACCTGCTGTGAGGCGCTGACAGTGGAGGCTGTTTCCCCAGCGCACGCTGAACGGGTTGCACGAGTTTTCAAGGTGCTCGGTGACCCCACCAGGGTGATGCTTCTGTCCCTGATCGCCACCAGTCCCGAGGGCGAGGCGTGCATCTGCGATCTGACCGGACCAGTGGGGCTTTCCCAGCCAACTGTTTCCCACCATATGAAGCAACTCAGCGATGCTGGTCTCGTCACACGAGAACAACGGGGCAAGTGGGCCTACTTTCGGGCGATGCCTGGAGCCATCGACGAGATCACGAACGCTCTTGGCTTCATCGTCCGTGTGCCAAAGCAATGA
- the arsA gene encoding arsenical pump-driving ATPase — protein sequence MLLNDMTTRRNPRTDVGQLPIDMTILTALPKFVFFTGKGGVGKTSVACATAVTLADRGKKVLLVSTDPASNVGQVFGQLIGNTITSLTAAPGIDALEIDPEAAATTYRESIVGPVRALLPAAEIAAMTEQLSGSCTTEIASFNEFTDLLAEPDRTRGYDHVVFDTAPTGHTIRLLQLPGDWSRFIDNGQGDASCLGPMSGLDKHREVYAAAVDALADPELSRLVLVARAQDSALREAERTRGELLDVGFANQYLVINAVMPDAGDKDPLQTAIRSREQHAMRTMPAGIASLPRDILELRPWNIMGVTSLRDMFTMHRGAVESTVQSETPLPTGHDQELPSLRSLIDSLEAQGNGLIMCMGKGGVGKTTIAEAIAVTLATRGNDVLLTTTDPAGGLTEAMNDGLDNLAVERIDPDAALVEYTQEVLSTKGAHLDETGRKQLAEDLRSPCTQEVAVFRQFSAAIGQARHKFVVMDTAPTGHTLLLLDATGSYHREVMHQMGTENIYTTPMMRLQDPEYTKLVIVTLPETTPVLEAEQLQEDLGRAGITPWGWVVNDSVAAANPASPFLRTIAANEAEHVRRVHSTANRMAVVPLLADPPVGVSGLLAMTGSPLAVNSISSSSRSDR from the coding sequence ATGCTGCTGAATGACATGACAACTCGAAGGAATCCGCGAACTGACGTTGGGCAGCTTCCTATCGACATGACAATCCTCACCGCCCTGCCTAAGTTCGTGTTCTTCACCGGCAAGGGCGGTGTAGGCAAGACCTCGGTGGCCTGCGCCACCGCCGTGACGCTGGCCGATCGTGGCAAGAAGGTGCTGCTGGTGAGCACCGATCCGGCGTCAAACGTCGGGCAGGTCTTCGGGCAACTCATTGGCAACACCATCACTTCGCTGACGGCAGCTCCTGGCATCGATGCTCTGGAGATCGACCCGGAGGCAGCTGCGACCACATACCGCGAGTCGATTGTCGGTCCGGTGAGGGCGTTGTTGCCCGCCGCAGAGATCGCTGCGATGACCGAACAACTCTCCGGATCATGCACCACCGAGATCGCCTCCTTCAACGAGTTCACTGACCTGCTGGCCGAACCGGACCGCACTCGTGGCTACGATCATGTCGTCTTCGACACCGCCCCCACTGGCCACACGATCCGTCTTCTCCAACTCCCAGGCGACTGGAGCCGCTTCATCGATAACGGGCAAGGGGATGCGTCGTGTCTCGGGCCCATGTCAGGTCTGGACAAACACCGCGAGGTCTATGCGGCCGCCGTCGATGCTCTTGCAGACCCGGAGCTGTCGCGGCTTGTACTCGTCGCCCGTGCGCAAGACTCCGCCCTCCGAGAGGCCGAGAGGACGCGTGGCGAGCTTTTGGATGTCGGATTCGCAAACCAATACCTCGTGATCAATGCGGTCATGCCCGACGCTGGCGATAAAGACCCACTCCAGACTGCGATCCGGAGCCGGGAACAGCACGCAATGAGGACCATGCCTGCGGGCATCGCATCGCTACCGCGCGACATCCTCGAACTGCGCCCATGGAACATCATGGGAGTCACCAGCCTGCGCGACATGTTCACGATGCACCGAGGAGCAGTCGAATCCACTGTTCAGTCGGAGACGCCCTTGCCGACCGGGCACGATCAAGAACTTCCCTCGCTACGGTCACTGATCGATTCTCTAGAAGCCCAAGGGAACGGCCTCATCATGTGCATGGGAAAGGGCGGCGTAGGAAAGACCACAATTGCCGAGGCAATCGCAGTCACCCTGGCCACACGCGGCAACGACGTTCTGCTGACCACAACCGACCCGGCCGGAGGGTTGACAGAAGCAATGAATGATGGCCTGGACAACCTCGCCGTAGAACGAATCGATCCGGACGCAGCCCTTGTCGAATACACACAAGAGGTGCTCTCCACCAAGGGAGCGCACCTCGATGAGACTGGCCGTAAACAGCTCGCCGAAGACCTACGCTCCCCCTGCACTCAGGAAGTCGCGGTGTTCCGCCAGTTCTCCGCGGCCATCGGTCAGGCTCGGCATAAGTTCGTCGTCATGGATACTGCCCCAACTGGGCACACGCTCCTGTTGCTGGACGCTACCGGGTCTTACCACCGCGAAGTCATGCACCAGATGGGCACGGAGAACATATACACCACGCCCATGATGCGGCTTCAGGACCCGGAGTACACGAAACTCGTCATTGTCACACTTCCAGAAACAACACCCGTTCTCGAAGCTGAACAGTTGCAGGAGGACCTTGGCCGGGCAGGCATTACCCCTTGGGGATGGGTCGTAAATGACTCTGTCGCCGCTGCCAACCCGGCTTCACCATTCCTACGCACCATCGCCGCCAACGAAGCAGAGCATGTGAGGCGGGTCCACTCGACAGCCAATCGTATGGCGGTCGTCCCCCTTCTTGCAGACCCGCCAGTCGGGGTTTCCGGCCTGCTTGCGATGACCGGGTCTCCGTTAGCAGTGAACAGTATCAGTTCGAGTTCGCGCTCAGATCGCTGA
- the arsM gene encoding arsenite methyltransferase encodes MTGKDEVAREQVRRRYADAARSVADGGCCGSAASCCEPAVGAVSAGVGTTFGSVLYETSQTDDLPSQAVLASLGCGNPTAVADLREGERVLDLGSGGGIDVLLSARRVGPRGFAYGVDMTDEMLALARANAAEACAQNVEFLKGTVEAVPLPDAAVDVVISNCVINLSTDKPAVLAEMFRVLVNGGRIGLSDVVAEDALTPAERAERGSFVGCIAGAMSRSEYLDGLAAVGFVDTSVEFTHEVAPGMHGAIIRAAKPQ; translated from the coding sequence ATGACTGGTAAGGATGAGGTTGCCCGGGAACAGGTGCGGCGGCGGTACGCAGACGCGGCTCGGTCCGTCGCCGACGGTGGCTGTTGCGGTTCGGCAGCCTCGTGCTGTGAACCGGCGGTCGGCGCGGTGTCAGCCGGGGTCGGGACGACTTTCGGGTCGGTTCTCTACGAGACGTCCCAGACCGATGACCTGCCCAGTCAAGCTGTACTAGCGAGTCTGGGCTGTGGCAATCCTACGGCGGTGGCCGATCTGCGAGAAGGGGAACGGGTGCTCGACCTCGGCTCCGGTGGCGGGATCGACGTTCTGCTCTCCGCCCGCCGTGTCGGACCACGCGGGTTCGCCTACGGCGTGGATATGACCGATGAGATGCTGGCGTTGGCCCGCGCGAACGCCGCCGAGGCCTGCGCCCAGAACGTCGAGTTCCTCAAGGGCACGGTCGAAGCGGTGCCGCTGCCCGATGCCGCGGTCGACGTCGTGATCTCCAATTGCGTCATCAACCTCTCGACCGACAAGCCGGCTGTGCTCGCCGAGATGTTCCGCGTCCTCGTGAACGGTGGCCGGATCGGGCTCTCCGATGTAGTTGCCGAAGACGCCCTGACCCCCGCCGAACGGGCAGAACGGGGGTCATTCGTCGGATGCATAGCCGGAGCCATGTCCCGCTCGGAGTACCTTGACGGACTCGCGGCTGTCGGCTTTGTCGACACCTCGGTGGAGTTCACTCACGAGGTTGCGCCAGGCATGCACGGGGCGATCATCCGAGCTGCCAAGCCGCAGTGA
- a CDS encoding AAA family ATPase, with the protein MIQVQKLRIEEFRGIRDLDLDLGSSSFVVVGPNGSGKSGVVDAIDFALTGNVARLSGAGTGGISVAKHAPHVHQRDNPAAASVTLTFTHPASGQTGTLTRSVKTAGQFTLEPKTPELVAAVEWAARHPELILSRREVIKYVNTEPGKRAQEVQALLKLDRIDETRRLLNTARTKTSAAARSADDAVKSAEDAVKRGLDITDLLPSEVTVAVNKKREVLGLEALPATTLETDLSAGARTDDSQSTFNRASAIRDIEAVTSYMAEHEDLDNAANDLDAALSDLDADPAVLDSLKHRQLVETGLPLVISTACPLCDLEWPDVASLRKHLNDKLTRSETAATLQQRIQTAAGKVIGQLRGVRSLIQAAQPHAVTMGQSALQTSLLEWSNDLAAFEAKLTTVESVRDESERVTTDPLAAPSPIADGLKALRTTIEALPDQTATEAARTFLTVAQDRWTQLRQARAKATKATAAHKAANAAYEKYNSVADAALTTLYKTVEADFSSFYRQINADDESSFKAGLSPTAGKLDLEVDFYGLGMFPPMAYHSEGHQDGMGVCLYLALIRQLLKSDFRLAVLDDVVTSVDANHRRQFCKLLKDVFPDVQFIMTTHDEVWARQMQSSGLIARRSLARFHGWTVDGGPFYGQGGDFWTQIEADLASDDVPGAAHKLRRNLESSLADIAASIQGQVVFRADNNYDLSSFFSAVKGRHGDLLKKATASANSWNHDAAKQKVEGLKDERAKAILAQDGENWAINALVHNNDWATMTKADFVPVVEACKQFLGLFTCSNDACDGWIYVLGIPGKEEELRCSCGDFNLNLRKK; encoded by the coding sequence GTGATCCAGGTTCAGAAGCTTCGCATAGAAGAGTTTCGCGGCATCCGCGACCTCGACCTCGACCTGGGCAGCAGTTCCTTCGTGGTGGTCGGACCGAACGGGTCGGGTAAGAGCGGAGTGGTCGACGCCATCGACTTCGCGTTGACGGGCAACGTCGCTCGCCTCAGCGGAGCTGGCACGGGCGGCATCTCCGTCGCGAAGCACGCGCCGCACGTGCACCAGCGGGATAACCCAGCCGCTGCTAGCGTCACCTTGACGTTCACACACCCAGCCAGCGGACAGACCGGCACTCTCACTCGCAGCGTGAAGACCGCAGGCCAGTTCACCCTAGAGCCCAAGACTCCCGAACTCGTCGCAGCCGTGGAATGGGCTGCTCGCCATCCTGAGCTGATCCTGTCTCGACGTGAAGTCATTAAGTATGTCAACACCGAGCCGGGGAAACGTGCCCAAGAGGTGCAGGCTCTTCTTAAGCTCGACCGTATTGACGAGACTCGTCGACTACTCAACACGGCCCGCACCAAGACGAGCGCTGCCGCCAGGAGCGCGGACGACGCCGTGAAGTCCGCAGAGGATGCCGTCAAACGCGGCCTCGACATCACCGATCTGCTGCCGAGCGAGGTCACGGTGGCGGTCAACAAGAAGCGTGAAGTGCTCGGCCTGGAAGCGCTGCCAGCAACCACCCTTGAGACTGACCTCAGCGCCGGAGCCAGAACCGACGACAGTCAAAGCACTTTCAACCGAGCTTCGGCCATCCGGGACATCGAAGCCGTCACCAGCTACATGGCTGAGCACGAAGACCTAGACAACGCAGCGAACGACCTGGACGCGGCGTTGAGCGATCTCGATGCCGATCCCGCAGTCCTCGACTCGTTAAAGCACCGCCAACTGGTCGAGACCGGCCTGCCACTAGTCATCAGTACCGCCTGCCCGCTGTGCGACCTGGAGTGGCCCGACGTCGCGTCGCTGCGGAAACATCTGAACGATAAGCTCACTCGATCCGAGACCGCCGCAACGCTCCAGCAGCGCATCCAGACCGCTGCGGGCAAGGTGATCGGGCAACTTCGCGGGGTGCGGTCCCTGATCCAAGCGGCACAACCGCACGCTGTCACGATGGGACAGTCTGCGTTGCAGACGTCTCTCTTGGAGTGGTCGAATGACCTTGCCGCGTTCGAAGCGAAGCTGACGACAGTCGAGTCCGTCCGTGACGAGTCCGAGCGCGTCACCACCGATCCGTTGGCCGCTCCGTCACCGATCGCTGATGGATTGAAGGCGCTTCGAACGACGATCGAAGCACTGCCGGACCAGACCGCAACTGAGGCTGCACGGACATTCCTCACTGTCGCTCAAGACCGCTGGACGCAACTACGCCAAGCGCGAGCGAAAGCAACCAAGGCAACCGCAGCTCACAAGGCGGCGAACGCGGCCTACGAGAAGTACAACTCTGTGGCAGATGCGGCACTTACGACGCTCTACAAGACCGTCGAGGCTGACTTCAGTAGCTTCTATCGGCAGATCAACGCCGACGACGAGTCATCCTTCAAGGCGGGGCTGTCACCGACCGCCGGGAAGCTCGACCTTGAAGTTGACTTCTATGGGCTCGGCATGTTTCCACCCATGGCTTACCACAGCGAAGGCCACCAGGACGGGATGGGGGTGTGCCTCTACCTGGCCTTGATCCGCCAGCTCCTCAAATCGGACTTCCGGCTCGCCGTTCTCGACGACGTCGTCACCTCCGTGGATGCCAACCACCGCCGACAGTTCTGCAAGCTGCTCAAGGACGTCTTTCCCGACGTCCAGTTCATCATGACGACCCACGATGAGGTTTGGGCGCGCCAAATGCAGTCCTCGGGTCTCATCGCTCGACGTTCTCTCGCTCGGTTCCACGGTTGGACCGTCGATGGGGGACCGTTCTACGGTCAAGGTGGTGACTTCTGGACTCAGATCGAAGCCGACCTCGCTAGCGACGATGTTCCTGGCGCTGCTCACAAGCTACGGCGCAATCTGGAGTCGTCCCTAGCCGACATAGCTGCAAGCATCCAAGGCCAGGTCGTGTTCCGCGCCGACAACAACTACGACCTCTCATCCTTCTTCTCCGCAGTCAAAGGCCGGCACGGAGATCTGCTCAAGAAGGCCACCGCCTCAGCGAACTCATGGAACCACGACGCAGCGAAGCAGAAGGTCGAAGGGCTGAAAGACGAGCGAGCGAAGGCGATCCTCGCCCAGGACGGAGAGAACTGGGCAATCAACGCCCTCGTCCACAACAACGACTGGGCAACCATGACGAAAGCAGACTTCGTACCGGTCGTTGAAGCCTGCAAGCAGTTCCTCGGACTTTTCACCTGTAGCAACGATGCGTGCGACGGGTGGATCTACGTCCTCGGCATCCCCGGAAAGGAAGAAGAACTCCGATGCTCCTGCGGGGACTTCAATCTGAACCTGCGGAAGAAGTAG
- the arsD gene encoding arsenite efflux transporter metallochaperone ArsD, translated as MSSTQNVDLAQGTRPSSRVIEVFEPALCCNTGVCGTDPSQALISFTADCAYLTSHGVQVVRHNLANDPRAFVDNEAVCAFLNVVGSAGLPLVIVDGVTVATGSYPDRAQLERLALLGGSDPVHEDLGLTAQASGESCCGGGSCC; from the coding sequence ATGTCATCAACACAGAACGTTGACCTCGCCCAAGGAACGCGACCCTCATCACGAGTAATCGAGGTGTTCGAACCGGCACTGTGCTGCAACACGGGTGTGTGCGGAACGGACCCCAGCCAAGCGCTCATCTCATTTACGGCGGACTGCGCTTACCTGACATCTCACGGTGTTCAGGTGGTTCGCCACAACCTAGCGAATGATCCCCGAGCATTCGTTGACAACGAGGCTGTCTGCGCCTTCCTCAACGTGGTCGGGTCGGCCGGCCTGCCGCTGGTCATAGTAGACGGGGTAACCGTGGCCACCGGCTCCTACCCGGACCGAGCCCAGCTCGAACGGCTCGCACTACTAGGCGGCAGCGACCCCGTCCACGAGGACCTGGGACTAACCGCCCAGGCGTCGGGAGAGAGTTGTTGCGGGGGTGGATCATGCTGCTGA
- a CDS encoding helix-turn-helix domain-containing protein, with amino-acid sequence MDLQGDAKEFLTSRRARITPDQAGLPAYGGKRRVPGLRREEVAMLAGVSVDYYIRLERGNLSGVSDDVLESIARALQLDEAEYEYLFDLARRLPGSATGRMRSYPSSIRPVVYQVLDAIVDAPAWVRNARHDLLAANRLAEALYSPMLADPRRPANTARFTFLDPEAKIFFADWERAADDIAAMLRSEAGRHPHDKALSDLIGELTTRSPEFTKRWASHDVRFHRTGSKRLHHPVVGDMTLNFEAMTLSSDPELTLLVYTAEPGSSSADALDMLASWAASEPSESLHAGEGSPKGN; translated from the coding sequence ATGGATCTTCAGGGTGATGCTAAAGAGTTCTTGACGTCGCGCCGGGCTCGAATCACGCCTGATCAGGCCGGATTGCCTGCATACGGGGGCAAACGCCGAGTACCCGGATTGCGGCGCGAAGAGGTTGCAATGTTGGCGGGCGTGAGTGTGGATTACTACATTCGTCTGGAGCGCGGCAATCTTTCTGGTGTTTCCGACGACGTCTTGGAGTCGATCGCGCGCGCACTTCAGCTTGATGAGGCCGAATACGAGTACCTCTTTGATTTGGCGCGCCGGTTACCGGGTTCGGCAACTGGACGGATGCGTTCCTACCCTTCGAGTATTCGCCCGGTTGTGTATCAAGTTCTCGATGCAATCGTGGATGCTCCGGCCTGGGTGCGCAACGCCCGCCATGATCTTCTGGCCGCCAACCGTCTAGCCGAGGCTCTGTACAGCCCGATGTTGGCTGATCCGCGCCGGCCAGCTAACACGGCTCGATTTACGTTCCTTGATCCCGAGGCGAAAATCTTCTTTGCCGATTGGGAGCGTGCGGCTGATGACATCGCAGCTATGCTCCGTTCGGAAGCAGGGCGCCATCCCCATGACAAGGCGCTCTCTGATCTAATTGGTGAGTTGACCACGCGCAGTCCGGAGTTCACCAAGCGGTGGGCATCCCATGACGTTCGATTCCATCGCACTGGATCGAAGCGTCTGCATCACCCGGTGGTGGGGGATATGACACTTAACTTTGAAGCAATGACGCTTTCATCCGATCCTGAGTTGACGCTGCTTGTGTACACGGCAGAGCCGGGATCATCTTCAGCTGACGCGCTGGATATGCTCGCCAGCTGGGCTGCTTCCGAGCCGAGTGAGTCGCTGCACGCTGGGGAGGGCTCGCCGAAGGGAAATTGA
- a CDS encoding carboxymuconolactone decarboxylase family protein — protein sequence MPSHTAQKNHDELFPERNSTLSITDPELIEVFDNFAFDEIQSHGNLSKETRLLTQLASTIAAQAHAEFRALAAGALNTGITPVQIKEVVYQAVVYQAVPYVGMSKVLDFLIAVNELFTDRGIGLPLEGQATTSPADRMESGRAIQGDIFGHDSITAMYENAPDDEQHIQRALSGNCFGDFVTRSGLDVRTRELLTFTMLVSLGGCEPQLAGHIQGNLNIGNTREVLLDVLTQLIPFIGYPRTLNGLRVLDQATLNK from the coding sequence ATGCCATCACACACCGCACAGAAGAATCATGACGAACTGTTTCCCGAGCGAAATTCAACTCTGTCCATCACGGACCCAGAGCTGATCGAGGTGTTCGACAACTTCGCTTTTGACGAGATTCAGTCACACGGCAACCTTTCCAAGGAGACCCGACTGCTGACTCAGCTCGCCTCAACGATCGCAGCGCAGGCGCACGCAGAGTTCCGTGCGCTAGCCGCCGGCGCGCTCAACACTGGAATAACCCCGGTGCAGATAAAGGAAGTGGTGTATCAGGCAGTGGTGTATCAGGCAGTGCCGTATGTCGGCATGTCTAAGGTTCTCGATTTTCTCATCGCTGTCAACGAACTCTTCACAGACCGTGGTATCGGACTTCCCCTCGAAGGCCAGGCAACTACCAGCCCCGCAGACCGCATGGAATCCGGACGCGCCATTCAGGGCGATATCTTTGGGCACGATTCGATCACCGCCATGTATGAAAACGCTCCCGACGACGAACAGCACATCCAGCGTGCCCTTTCCGGAAACTGCTTCGGCGACTTCGTCACTCGGTCCGGTTTGGACGTTCGGACTCGTGAGCTCCTGACCTTCACAATGCTCGTCTCATTGGGAGGGTGCGAACCGCAGCTGGCAGGTCACATTCAAGGAAACCTCAACATTGGCAACACTCGCGAGGTGCTTCTGGATGTCCTCACCCAGTTGATTCCATTCATTGGATACCCCCGCACGCTCAACGGGCTCCGGGTGCTTGACCAAGCCACTCTCAACAAGTAA
- a CDS encoding DNRLRE domain-containing protein, translating to MSGVGLLVACAMVMADAPPVLSDEPSTDEATANSSSDEQLISPVTGELTASDEFSAQLLARLRGERVEDLSQRTERGSLFALPDGQWQQVVATGPVWVRLGGDGTANEDWAAVDETLRQREDGAYGPVAHSGEVLVSGGESAGDDGIATVASVQDPVTGLVSELTWPGDLPVPSVEGPRATFAAVQPGIDMVVQVTGSGVEKFFIVNERPEEGTEISLPVTVAADGATSQDTGDGSVELVGDNGVVARVGSPAMWDAAADGQLANPLTLEWEMSTQQSLWALAETKNTPPKDEGFDADDSPSAQEPDDEPREVGVTVPVPTSVNVSEESAQVLLQPAEDFLQSEGVDYPLIVDPSVSIGVAFDAFVQSGVTGDFSSDPELRLGTFDSGNTVARSFLGFTTSAAKGVKVTSAQINLWEFWSYSCNARQWDLWSVSAASSATRWTKQPTWFQKYSSSTATKGYSSSCGAGWVSIDATSWAQAASNNGDATNWVGIRAANESDNFGWKRFNSGDAVSGRPTLSITYNSYPATPGYTTIPRGQYNWWTDGSGNRSLYVNSARPSFSALVKDPDRGQVKGRLPTRFLIPFRHLSRTSRLSQQGRVSLTC from the coding sequence ATGAGCGGAGTGGGCCTTCTGGTGGCCTGCGCGATGGTCATGGCGGATGCGCCGCCAGTCCTCTCCGACGAGCCCAGCACAGATGAGGCTACCGCCAACAGTTCCAGTGACGAGCAGCTCATCTCGCCCGTGACAGGCGAACTCACGGCTTCCGACGAGTTCTCAGCGCAGTTGCTGGCGCGGTTGCGTGGCGAGCGCGTGGAGGATCTGTCCCAGCGCACGGAACGGGGCTCTCTTTTCGCTTTGCCTGATGGACAGTGGCAGCAGGTCGTCGCCACGGGTCCGGTGTGGGTTCGGCTCGGAGGAGACGGAACCGCCAACGAGGATTGGGCCGCCGTGGACGAGACCCTGCGCCAGCGTGAGGATGGTGCATACGGGCCCGTTGCCCATTCTGGGGAGGTGCTTGTTTCCGGTGGCGAATCCGCCGGAGACGACGGCATCGCCACCGTCGCTAGCGTTCAGGATCCAGTGACGGGTTTGGTCAGCGAGTTGACTTGGCCCGGCGATCTTCCGGTGCCGAGCGTGGAGGGGCCGCGGGCGACGTTCGCTGCCGTCCAACCGGGGATCGACATGGTTGTGCAGGTCACCGGTTCGGGCGTCGAGAAGTTCTTCATCGTGAATGAACGCCCGGAGGAGGGAACAGAGATTTCGCTCCCGGTGACCGTCGCGGCGGACGGCGCCACGAGCCAGGATACGGGCGATGGTTCCGTTGAGTTGGTAGGTGATAACGGCGTAGTGGCCCGAGTGGGGTCGCCAGCCATGTGGGACGCGGCAGCCGACGGGCAACTGGCGAATCCACTCACGCTTGAATGGGAAATGTCCACGCAACAGAGTCTGTGGGCTCTTGCGGAAACGAAGAATACGCCTCCGAAGGATGAGGGTTTTGACGCGGATGACTCTCCTTCTGCGCAGGAACCGGATGATGAACCCAGAGAGGTCGGCGTGACCGTGCCGGTGCCGACGAGCGTGAATGTATCCGAAGAATCTGCCCAGGTCTTGTTGCAGCCGGCAGAGGACTTCCTTCAGTCTGAAGGTGTCGACTATCCGTTGATCGTCGATCCGAGCGTGTCGATCGGAGTGGCTTTTGATGCATTCGTGCAATCGGGAGTGACCGGCGATTTTTCATCGGATCCTGAGCTCCGATTGGGCACATTCGACTCCGGGAACACGGTTGCTCGTTCGTTCCTGGGATTCACTACCTCTGCGGCCAAAGGGGTCAAGGTCACCTCAGCGCAGATCAACCTATGGGAGTTCTGGTCCTACTCATGCAACGCCCGCCAGTGGGATCTGTGGTCGGTTTCGGCGGCGTCGAGCGCAACTCGATGGACCAAGCAACCGACGTGGTTCCAGAAGTACTCGTCCTCGACCGCGACGAAGGGATACTCCTCCTCGTGTGGTGCGGGGTGGGTCTCCATCGATGCGACATCCTGGGCACAGGCGGCATCCAATAACGGTGATGCCACGAATTGGGTTGGTATTCGGGCTGCAAATGAGTCAGACAACTTTGGATGGAAGCGGTTCAATTCCGGCGACGCTGTATCGGGACGCCCCACATTGTCCATCACCTACAATTCGTACCCCGCCACTCCCGGATATACGACTATTCCACGTGGCCAGTACAATTGGTGGACGGATGGGTCCGGCAATAGGAGCCTCTATGTGAACAGTGCTCGGCCTTCGTTCTCTGCTTTGGTGAAGGATCCTGATCGGGGCCAGGTCAAGGGGCGCCTGCCGACTCGATTCCTCATCCCTTTCAGACACTTAAGCCGCACCAGCAGGCTCAGCCAGCAAGGTCGTGTAAGCCTTACTTGTTGA